In Bosea sp. (in: a-proteobacteria), one DNA window encodes the following:
- the rplE gene encoding 50S ribosomal protein L5, which produces MAEAQGAALTPRMKKHYEDVVRPAMIKEFGYKNAMEVPTIEKIVINMGVGEATADRKKVDNAAGDLALIAGQKPVITKSRLAIAGFKLRENMPVGCKVTLRKTKMFEFVDRLVTIALPRVRDFRGLNPKSFDGRGNFALGIKEHIVFPEINYDKVDQVLGMDVIVCTTAKSDDEARSLLKHFNFPFRQ; this is translated from the coding sequence ATGGCTGAGGCTCAAGGCGCCGCGCTCACGCCGCGCATGAAGAAGCATTACGAGGACGTCGTGCGTCCCGCGATGATCAAGGAATTCGGCTACAAGAACGCCATGGAAGTGCCGACGATCGAGAAGATCGTCATCAACATGGGCGTCGGCGAGGCGACGGCGGACCGCAAGAAGGTCGACAACGCCGCGGGCGATCTCGCCCTCATCGCCGGCCAGAAGCCGGTCATCACCAAGTCCCGCCTCGCCATCGCCGGCTTCAAGCTGCGCGAGAACATGCCGGTGGGCTGCAAGGTCACCCTGCGCAAGACCAAGATGTTCGAGTTCGTCGACCGGCTCGTCACCATCGCCTTGCCGCGGGTGCGCGACTTCCGGGGCCTCAACCCGAAGTCGTTCGACGGGCGCGGCAATTTCGCGCTCGGGATCAAGGAGCACATCGTGTTCCCCGAGATCAACTACGACAAGGTCGACCAGGTCCTGGGCATGGACGTGATCGTCTGCACGACTGCGAAGTCGGACGACGAGGCGCGCTCCCTGCTCAAGCACTTCAACTTCCCGTTCCGGCAGTGA
- the rpsQ gene encoding 30S ribosomal protein S17, with the protein MPKRVLQGVVVSDKQNKTVVVKVERRYTHPLFKKTVRRTKNYHAHDEAGAFKVGDTVWIEESKPISKLKSWVVLDDAPKA; encoded by the coding sequence ATGCCTAAGCGCGTACTGCAGGGCGTCGTCGTCAGCGACAAGCAGAACAAAACTGTTGTGGTCAAGGTCGAGCGGCGGTATACGCACCCGCTCTTCAAGAAGACGGTGCGCCGCACGAAAAACTATCACGCCCATGACGAGGCGGGTGCGTTCAAGGTCGGCGATACGGTGTGGATCGAGGAGTCCAAGCCGATTTCCAAGCTGAAAAGCTGGGTCGTGCTCGACGACGCCCCCAAGGCGTGA
- the rplD gene encoding 50S ribosomal protein L4: MKLDIVTLEGKSAGSVELSEAVFGQEPRADLLARMVRYQLAKRRAGTHKTKGRSEIDRSRKKIYKQKGTGGARHGAASAPQFRGGGKAFGPVVRDHAHDLPKKVRALALRHALSAKAKDAGIIVIDDAKLSEPKTKVLLGHFGKLDLSSALIIGGAEIDTNFGLAARSIPNVDVLPVQGINVYDILRRDKLVLTRAAVDALEARFK; the protein is encoded by the coding sequence ATGAAACTCGATATCGTCACTCTCGAGGGCAAGTCGGCCGGTTCGGTCGAGCTGTCGGAGGCGGTGTTCGGCCAGGAGCCTCGCGCCGACCTGCTCGCCCGCATGGTGCGCTACCAGCTCGCCAAGCGCCGCGCCGGGACGCACAAGACCAAGGGCCGCTCGGAGATCGACCGCAGCCGCAAGAAGATCTACAAGCAGAAGGGCACCGGCGGCGCCCGCCACGGCGCGGCTTCGGCCCCGCAGTTCCGCGGCGGCGGCAAGGCCTTCGGCCCGGTCGTGCGCGACCACGCCCATGACCTGCCCAAGAAGGTCCGTGCGCTGGCTCTGCGCCACGCGCTCTCGGCCAAGGCCAAGGACGCCGGCATCATCGTGATCGACGACGCCAAGCTCTCCGAGCCGAAGACCAAGGTGCTGCTCGGCCATTTCGGCAAGCTCGACCTGTCGAGCGCGCTGATCATCGGCGGCGCCGAGATCGATACCAATTTCGGCCTGGCTGCCCGCTCGATCCCGAATGTCGACGTGCTGCCGGTCCAGGGCATCAACGTTTACGACATCCTGCGTCGCGACAAGCTCGTCCTGACGCGCGCGGCCGTCGATGCGCTGGAGGCGCGCTTCAAATGA
- the rplC gene encoding 50S ribosomal protein L3 — protein sequence MRSGVIAQKVGMTRIFTDAGEHIPVTVLKLDSCQVVAHRTIEKNGYVAVQLGTGLAKVKNVSKAQRGHFAVAKVEPKQKIVEFRVSDDALIPVGAELTADHFVVGQFVDVSGTTTGKGFAGGMKRWNFGGLRATHGVSISHRSIGSTGGRQDPGKTFKNKKMPGHLGAERVTTQNLRVVQTDVERGLILVEGAVPGVAGGWIHVRDAVKRALPKEAPLPGKFKVAGEAKAEAPAAQAEENA from the coding sequence ATGCGTTCCGGTGTGATTGCACAGAAAGTCGGGATGACCCGCATCTTCACCGATGCCGGCGAGCACATCCCGGTCACCGTGCTGAAGCTCGACAGCTGTCAGGTCGTCGCGCATCGCACGATCGAGAAGAACGGCTATGTCGCCGTGCAGCTCGGGACGGGCCTGGCCAAGGTCAAGAACGTCTCGAAGGCGCAGCGCGGCCATTTCGCCGTCGCCAAGGTCGAGCCGAAGCAGAAGATCGTCGAGTTCCGCGTCTCCGACGACGCGCTGATCCCGGTCGGGGCCGAGCTCACCGCCGACCACTTCGTCGTCGGCCAGTTCGTCGACGTCTCCGGCACCACCACCGGCAAGGGCTTCGCCGGCGGCATGAAGCGCTGGAACTTCGGCGGCCTGCGCGCCACGCACGGCGTCTCGATCTCGCATCGTTCGATCGGTTCGACCGGTGGCCGCCAGGACCCGGGCAAGACCTTCAAGAACAAGAAGATGCCGGGCCATCTCGGCGCCGAGCGCGTGACCACGCAGAACCTGCGCGTCGTCCAGACCGATGTCGAGCGCGGCCTGATCCTCGTTGAGGGCGCCGTTCCGGGCGTCGCCGGCGGCTGGATCCATGTCCGTGACGCCGTCAAGCGCGCCCTTCCGAAGGAGGCGCCGCTGCCGGGCAAGTTCAAGGTTGCCGGCGAGGCAAAGGCAGAGGCTCCTGCGGCCCAGGCTGAGGAGAACGCGTGA
- the rpsS gene encoding 30S ribosomal protein S19: protein MARSLWKGPFVDGYLLKKAEVARTSGRNEVIKIWSRRSTILPQFVGLTFGVYNGQKHVPVSVNEEMVGHKFGEFSPTRTFHGHAADKKAKRK, encoded by the coding sequence ATGGCGCGTTCGCTTTGGAAAGGTCCGTTCGTCGACGGATACCTCCTGAAGAAGGCCGAGGTCGCCAGGACCTCGGGCCGTAATGAAGTCATCAAGATCTGGAGCCGCCGCTCCACGATCCTGCCGCAGTTCGTCGGTCTGACGTTCGGCGTCTACAACGGCCAGAAGCATGTGCCGGTGTCCGTGAACGAGGAGATGGTGGGCCACAAGTTCGGCGAGTTCTCGCCGACGCGCACCTTCCACGGCCATGCCGCCGACAAGAAGGCGAAGAGGAAGTAA
- the rplV gene encoding 50S ribosomal protein L22 gives MGKASAPRALPENEAVAVARNLRVSPQKLNLVAQLIRGKKVATALADLEFSRKRISNDVRKCLQSAIANAENNHDLDVDDLVVAQAFVGKALVMKRFHARARGRGARIMKPFSNITIVVREQAAAQA, from the coding sequence ATGGGTAAAGCATCCGCCCCCCGTGCGCTGCCTGAGAACGAAGCGGTCGCGGTCGCCCGCAACCTGCGCGTCTCGCCGCAGAAGCTGAACCTCGTCGCTCAGCTCATCCGCGGCAAGAAGGTTGCAACCGCGCTCGCCGATCTCGAGTTCTCGCGCAAGCGCATCTCGAACGACGTTCGCAAGTGCCTGCAGAGCGCGATCGCCAACGCCGAGAACAACCATGATCTCGACGTCGACGATCTCGTCGTCGCCCAGGCCTTCGTCGGCAAGGCGCTGGTCATGAAGCGCTTCCACGCCCGCGCCCGCGGCCGTGGCGCCCGGATCATGAAGCCGTTCTCGAACATCACGATCGTGGTGCGCGAGCAGGCTGCGGCGCAGGCCTGA
- the rplX gene encoding 50S ribosomal protein L24 yields the protein MAAKIKKGDKVVVLAGRDKGKAGEVLQVLPKDGRAVVRGVNLVKRHTKQSPQSEGGIISKEATIDLSNIAIADPKDGKATRVGFKVLDDGRKVRFAKRSGDLIDG from the coding sequence ATGGCTGCGAAGATCAAGAAGGGCGACAAGGTCGTCGTGCTCGCCGGCCGCGACAAGGGCAAGGCGGGCGAGGTGCTGCAGGTCCTGCCGAAGGACGGCCGCGCCGTCGTGCGCGGCGTCAACCTGGTGAAGCGCCACACCAAGCAGTCCCCGCAGTCCGAGGGCGGTATCATCAGCAAGGAAGCGACGATCGACCTGTCGAACATCGCCATCGCCGATCCGAAGGACGGCAAGGCGACCCGGGTCGGTTTCAAGGTGCTCGATGACGGCCGCAAGGTTCGTTTCGCCAAGCGTTCGGGGGATCTGATCGATGGCTGA
- the rpmC gene encoding 50S ribosomal protein L29, giving the protein MKITQRQSDLKAMSTDQLQDELLKLKKEQFNLRFQKATGQLENTARVTQVRKDIARIKTLQRSKTVAASA; this is encoded by the coding sequence ATGAAGATCACCCAGCGTCAGTCCGACCTGAAGGCCATGAGCACGGACCAGCTCCAGGACGAGCTGCTCAAGCTGAAGAAGGAGCAGTTCAACCTGCGCTTCCAGAAGGCCACCGGGCAGCTCGAGAACACCGCGCGCGTCACCCAGGTGCGCAAGGACATCGCCCGCATCAAGACGCTGCAGCGGTCGAAGACCGTCGCCGCGAGCGCGTGA
- the rplF gene encoding 50S ribosomal protein L6 — translation MSRIGKKPVSVPAGVTASVTGQLVKIKGSKGELSFEVPEDVSVAMENGAISVQPRSQSKRARALWGTSRARINNLVVGTTSGFEKRLEINGVGYKAAVAGKVLKLSLGYSHDIDYDIPAGVAITTPKPTEIVVAGIDKQVVGQTAAEIRDYRGPEPYKGKGVKYAGEFIFRKEGKKK, via the coding sequence ATGTCTCGTATCGGTAAGAAGCCGGTTTCGGTTCCCGCGGGCGTCACCGCCTCGGTCACCGGCCAGCTCGTCAAGATCAAGGGCTCGAAGGGCGAGCTCTCCTTCGAGGTGCCCGAGGACGTCTCGGTCGCCATGGAGAACGGCGCGATCTCGGTTCAGCCGCGCTCGCAGTCGAAGCGCGCCCGCGCGCTCTGGGGCACTTCGCGCGCCCGCATCAACAACCTCGTCGTCGGCACCACCTCAGGCTTCGAGAAGCGCCTCGAGATCAATGGCGTCGGCTACAAGGCCGCCGTCGCCGGCAAGGTGCTGAAGCTGTCGCTCGGCTACAGCCACGACATCGACTACGACATCCCGGCCGGCGTCGCGATCACGACGCCGAAGCCGACGGAGATCGTCGTCGCCGGCATCGACAAGCAGGTCGTCGGCCAGACCGCCGCGGAGATCCGCGATTATCGCGGCCCCGAGCCCTACAAGGGCAAGGGCGTCAAATACGCCGGCGAGTTCATCTTCCGCAAGGAAGGCAAGAAGAAGTAA
- the rpsH gene encoding 30S ribosomal protein S8, whose product MAIIDPLGDMLTRIRNAQMRRKSRVSTPGSKLRARVLDVLQSEGYIRGYSQTEFGNGRTEFDIELKYHEGQPVIRSISRVSKPGRRVYSSVETMPRVADGLGVTIVSTPRGVMADHVAREQNVGGEVLCKVF is encoded by the coding sequence ATGGCGATCATTGATCCGCTCGGCGACATGCTGACCCGCATCCGCAATGCGCAGATGCGCCGCAAGTCGCGCGTTTCCACCCCCGGCTCGAAGCTGCGCGCCCGCGTGCTCGACGTGCTCCAGTCCGAGGGCTACATCCGCGGCTACAGCCAGACCGAGTTCGGCAACGGCCGGACCGAGTTCGACATCGAGCTGAAATATCACGAGGGCCAACCGGTCATCCGGTCGATCTCGCGTGTTTCGAAGCCCGGCCGCCGCGTCTATTCGTCGGTCGAGACCATGCCGCGCGTGGCCGACGGCCTCGGCGTGACCATCGTCTCGACGCCGCGTGGCGTGATGGCCGATCATGTGGCCCGCGAGCAGAACGTGGGCGGCGAAGTGCTCTGCAAGGTCTTCTGA
- the rpsC gene encoding 30S ribosomal protein S3 has product MGQKINPIGLRLGINRTWDSRWFANKGEYGKLLHEDMAIRAALMKLLKQAAVSKIIIERPHKKCRVTIHSARPGVVIGKKGADIEKLRKEVSKLTKADVTINIVEVRKPEIDATLVADSIAQQLERRVAFRRAMKRAVQSAMRLGAEGIRINCSGRLGGAEIARLEWYREGRVPLHTLRADVDYGVATAFTTYGTCGIKVWIFKGEILEHDPMAQDKRLSDEGGRSGGRDRDHRDRREQAA; this is encoded by the coding sequence ATGGGTCAGAAAATCAATCCGATCGGGCTGCGCCTCGGCATCAACCGCACCTGGGATTCGCGCTGGTTCGCCAACAAGGGCGAGTACGGCAAGCTGCTGCACGAGGACATGGCGATCCGCGCCGCCCTGATGAAGCTCCTGAAGCAGGCCGCGGTTTCGAAGATCATCATCGAGCGTCCGCACAAGAAGTGCCGCGTCACCATCCACTCGGCGCGTCCGGGCGTGGTGATCGGCAAGAAGGGTGCCGACATCGAGAAGCTCCGCAAGGAAGTCTCGAAGCTCACCAAGGCCGACGTGACGATCAACATCGTCGAGGTGCGCAAGCCTGAGATCGACGCGACGCTGGTCGCCGACTCGATCGCCCAGCAGCTCGAGCGCCGCGTCGCCTTCCGTCGCGCGATGAAGCGCGCCGTGCAGTCGGCGATGCGCCTGGGCGCCGAGGGCATCCGCATCAACTGCTCGGGCCGCCTCGGCGGCGCCGAGATCGCCCGCCTCGAATGGTATCGCGAGGGCCGCGTGCCGCTGCATACGCTACGCGCCGACGTCGATTACGGCGTCGCCACCGCCTTCACGACCTATGGGACGTGCGGCATCAAGGTCTGGATCTTCAAGGGCGAGATCCTCGAACACGACCCGATGGCCCAGGACAAGCGCCTCTCCGACGAGGGCGGCCGCTCCGGCGGTCGTGATCGCGACCACCGCGATCGTCGCGAGCAGGCTGCGTAA
- the rpsN gene encoding 30S ribosomal protein S14, giving the protein MAKKSSVENNERRRKLVKKFAGRRARLLAIANDDNQPMDERFLARLKLAELPRNSAKIRIRNRCEVTGRPRAFYRKLKMSRVALRELGNKGLVPGLVKSSW; this is encoded by the coding sequence ATGGCTAAGAAAAGCTCCGTCGAGAACAACGAGCGCCGCAGGAAGCTGGTGAAGAAATTCGCCGGCCGCCGGGCTCGCCTTCTCGCGATCGCCAATGACGACAACCAGCCCATGGACGAGCGCTTCCTCGCCCGCCTGAAGCTGGCCGAACTGCCGCGCAACTCGGCGAAGATCCGCATCCGCAATCGCTGCGAGGTGACGGGCCGTCCGCGCGCTTTCTATCGCAAGCTCAAGATGTCGCGTGTCGCGCTGCGTGAGCTCGGCAACAAGGGGCTGGTTCCCGGCCTCGTGAAGTCGAGCTGGTAA
- the rplP gene encoding 50S ribosomal protein L16 produces MLQPKRTKFRKQFKGRISGVAKGGTDLNFGQFGLKAQEPERVTARQIEAARRAITRAMKRVGRVWIRVFPDVPVSKKPTEVRMGKGKGSPEFWAAKVKPGRIMFELDGVSEEIAREALRLGAAKLPIKTRFIQRIGE; encoded by the coding sequence ATGCTGCAACCAAAACGCACCAAGTTCCGCAAGCAGTTCAAGGGACGCATTTCCGGCGTCGCCAAGGGCGGCACGGATCTCAACTTCGGCCAGTTCGGCCTGAAGGCCCAGGAGCCCGAGCGCGTCACCGCGCGCCAGATCGAGGCGGCCCGCCGCGCGATCACGCGTGCCATGAAGCGTGTCGGCCGCGTCTGGATCCGCGTGTTCCCCGACGTGCCGGTCTCCAAGAAGCCGACCGAAGTCCGCATGGGCAAGGGCAAGGGTTCGCCCGAGTTCTGGGCGGCCAAGGTCAAGCCGGGCCGGATCATGTTCGAACTCGACGGCGTCTCCGAGGAGATCGCCCGCGAGGCGTTGCGCCTCGGCGCCGCCAAGCTGCCGATCAAGACCCGCTTCATCCAGCGCATCGGCGAGTGA
- the rplN gene encoding 50S ribosomal protein L14 yields MIQVQTNLDVADNSGARRVMCIKVLGGSKRKYAGVGDIIVVSIKEAIPRGRVKKGDVMKAVVVRTAKDVKRADGSVIRFDRNAAVLINNQKEPVGTRIFGPVPRELRAKNHMKIISLAPEVL; encoded by the coding sequence ATGATCCAGGTGCAGACGAATCTCGACGTCGCCGACAATTCCGGCGCCCGTCGCGTGATGTGCATCAAGGTTCTCGGCGGGTCGAAGCGGAAATACGCCGGTGTCGGTGACATCATCGTCGTTTCGATCAAGGAAGCCATCCCGCGCGGCCGCGTGAAGAAGGGCGACGTCATGAAGGCGGTCGTCGTGCGCACCGCCAAGGACGTCAAGCGCGCCGACGGTTCGGTGATCCGCTTCGACCGCAATGCGGCGGTGCTGATCAACAACCAGAAGGAGCCGGTCGGCACCCGCATCTTCGGACCGGTTCCGCGCGAGCTTCGCGCCAAGAACCACATGAAGATCATCTCGCTGGCGCCGGAGGTGCTGTGA
- a CDS encoding 50S ribosomal protein L23 — protein MSQSAKNLDPRHYDVIVAPVITEKATMLSEHNKVVFKVAKTATKPQIKAAVEKLFDVKVKSVNTIVTEGKVKMFRGRPGQRSDVKKAVVTLEEGHSIDVTTGL, from the coding sequence ATGAGCCAGTCCGCCAAGAACCTCGACCCGCGCCACTACGACGTGATCGTGGCGCCGGTCATCACCGAGAAGGCGACCATGCTCTCCGAGCACAACAAGGTCGTGTTCAAGGTCGCCAAGACCGCGACCAAGCCGCAGATCAAGGCGGCGGTCGAGAAGCTGTTCGACGTCAAGGTGAAGAGCGTCAACACGATCGTCACCGAAGGCAAGGTCAAGATGTTCCGCGGCCGTCCCGGCCAGCGTTCGGACGTCAAGAAGGCGGTCGTGACCCTCGAAGAGGGCCACTCCATCGACGTGACCACGGGCCTGTGA
- the rplB gene encoding 50S ribosomal protein L2: MALRHFKPITPSLRQLVIVDRSELYKGKPLKKLTEGKSSSGGRNNLGRITVRFRGGGHKRTLRLVDFKRRGKAGVPATVERIEYDPNRTAFIALIQYQDGEQSYILAPQRLAVGDTVVAGDSVDVKPGNAAPMGSLPIGTIVHNVELKIGKGGALARSAGNYAQIVGRDQGYVIVRLNSGEQRLISGQCYATVGAVSNPDHMNRNDGKAGRSRWLGRRPHNRGVTMNPVDHPHGGGEGRTSGGRHPVTPWGLPTKGKKTRSNKRTDTFIVSSRHARKKKN; this comes from the coding sequence ATGGCTTTGAGACATTTCAAGCCGATCACGCCGAGCCTTCGCCAGCTCGTGATCGTCGACCGCAGCGAGCTCTACAAGGGCAAGCCTCTCAAGAAGCTGACCGAGGGCAAGAGCTCGTCCGGCGGCCGCAACAATCTCGGCCGCATCACCGTCCGCTTCCGCGGCGGCGGCCACAAGCGCACGCTGCGCCTCGTCGACTTCAAGCGTCGCGGCAAGGCCGGCGTGCCGGCCACCGTCGAGCGGATCGAGTATGATCCCAACCGCACCGCCTTCATCGCCCTGATCCAGTATCAGGACGGCGAGCAGTCCTACATCCTGGCGCCGCAGCGCCTGGCTGTCGGCGACACGGTGGTCGCGGGCGACAGCGTCGACGTGAAGCCCGGCAATGCCGCTCCGATGGGCTCGCTGCCGATCGGCACGATCGTCCACAATGTCGAGCTGAAGATCGGCAAGGGTGGCGCGCTCGCCCGCTCGGCCGGCAACTACGCCCAGATCGTCGGCCGCGACCAGGGCTACGTCATCGTCCGCCTGAACTCGGGCGAGCAGCGCCTGATCTCGGGCCAGTGCTACGCCACGGTCGGCGCCGTCTCGAATCCGGACCACATGAACCGGAACGACGGCAAGGCCGGCCGCTCGCGCTGGCTCGGCCGGCGTCCGCATAACCGCGGCGTCACGATGAACCCGGTCGACCACCCGCATGGCGGCGGCGAAGGCCGCACCTCGGGCGGCCGTCATCCGGTCACGCCCTGGGGTCTGCCGACCAAGGGCAAGAAGACCCGCTCCAACAAGCGGACCGACACCTTCATCGTGTCGAGCCGTCACGCCCGCAAGAAGAAGAACTGA